From Apium graveolens cultivar Ventura chromosome 9, ASM990537v1, whole genome shotgun sequence, the proteins below share one genomic window:
- the LOC141684471 gene encoding rop guanine nucleotide exchange factor 1, whose amino-acid sequence MASVSSEDCSDDRCGSYSLSADVSESETSSSFSGRRFDADSFSAQSPLGRLGFAGYAALPAPVMFPVVSGKDVVVWEDKAQKSEADLSEVELMKERFAKLLLGEDMSGGGKGVCTALAISNAITNLSATVFGELWRLEPLAPQKKAMWRREMEYLLWVSDSIVELVPSVQQFPGGGSYEVMATQPRSDLFINLPALKKLDAMLISILDGFQDLEFWYVERGMDVAEVNDRDAYPSAFSSGRPSVRQEEKWWLPCPKVPSKGLSEDARKRLQQCRDCTNQILKAALAINSNVLAEMEIPSAYLDTLPKNGKACLGDIIYRYITADQFSPECLLDCFDLSSEHHTLEVANRIEAAVHVWKLKDQKNHSSHTKSKHSSWSGKIKGLVADGEKNHILAQRAETLLHSLKLRFPGLPQTALDMNKIQYNKDVGQSILESYSRVMESLAFNIMARIDDVLYVNDSANRCSAAESVSIFSRGNLVGHRIQKRMLPSPFSIQNTPYASPFATPTFCSSPRNPISGSPGRVLEPIHSNGIKGASSHKLEIPKPADMEKLWSYAGNLSARRISEDGPEIDK is encoded by the exons ATGGCGAGCGTTTCGTCCGAGGACTGTTCTGATGACCGTTGCGGCAGTTACAGTTTGAGCGCTGACGTCAGCGAGTCCGAGACTTCTAGTAGCTTCTCCGGTCGCCGATTCGATGCCGATAGTTTCAGTGCTCAGTCGCCCTTAGGTCGCCTTGGTTTTGCCGGATATGCTGCTCTTCCGGCGCCGGTGATGTTTCCGGTTGTCTCTGGTAAAGATGTGGTGGTTTGGGAGGATAAAGCTCAAAAGTCAGAAGCTGATCTGTCAG AAGTGGAGTTGATGAAGGAAAGATTCGCTAAGCTTCTTCTTGGAGAAGATATGTCGGGAGGGGGTAAAGGTGTTTGTACTGCTCTTGCAATTTCAAATGCCATAACCAATCTCTCTG CTACTGTGTTTGGTGAATTGTGGAGGCTGGAGCCATTGGCACCTCAAAAGAAGGCAATGTGGCGAAGGGAGATGGAATATTTACTGTGGGTTAGTGATTCAATTGTCGAGCTCGTTCCATCTGTTCAACAGTTTCCTGGTGGAGGGAGTTATGAAGTAATGGCAACACAACCTCGTTCTGATCTTTTCATTAATCTCCCTGCCCTCAAGAAGCTTGATGCTATGCTGATCAGCATTCTTGATGGGTTTCAAGATCTGGAATTTTGGTATGTTGAACGTGGAATGGATGTAGCTGAAGTCAATGATCGTGATGCCTATCCATCTGCGTTTTCAAGTGGAAGGCCTTCGGTTCGGCAGGAAGAGAAGTGGTGGTTACCTTGTCCTAAAGTTCCATCAAAAGGGTTGTCAGAGGATGCTCGGAAGAGGTTGCAGCAGTGCAGGGACTGCACTAACCAGATACTGAAGGCAGCATTAGCAATAAATAGCAATGTGCTTGCCGAAATGGAAATTCCAAGTGCTTACCTGGACACATTACCTAAG AATGGAAAAGCTTGTCTGGGTGATATAATCTATCGCTACATAACTGCGGACCAGTTCTCTCCAGAATGTCTTCTTGATTGCTTCGATCTGTCGTCGGAGCACCACACTCTGGAAGTAGCAAACAGAATTGAGGCAGCTGTGCATGTATGGAAGCTTAAAGATCAGAAAAACCATTCCAGTCATACTAAATCTAAGCATTCATCTTGGAGTGGCAAGATAAAGGGCCTTGTTGCTGATGGTGAAAAGAACCATATTTTAGCTCAACGTGCAGAGACCTTGTTGCACAGCCTGAAATTGCGTTTTCCTGGTCTTCCACAAACTGCTTTGGACATGAACAAAATTCAATACAACAAG GATGTAGGGCAGTCAATTCTTGAAAGCTACTCGAGAGTAATGGAAAGCTTGGCATTCAACATAATGGCAAGGATTGATGATGTATTATATGTCAATGACTCTGCTAACAGATGTTCTGCTGCAGAATCAGTGTCCATTTTCAGTAGGGGTAATTTGGTTGGTCATCGCATTCAAAAGCGGATGTTACCTAGTCCGTTCTCAATTCAGAACACACCCTACGCATCTCCATTCGCAACGCCAACGTTCTGTTCTTCCCCTCGTAATCCTATCAGTGGTAGCCCCGGTAGAGTACTTGAGCCGATACACAGTAATGGTATCAAGGGTGCGTCAAGCCACAAGTTAGAGATACCAAAGCCAGCTGACATGGAAAAGCTTTGGTCTTATGCTGGAAACCTTAGTGCCCGGAgaatctctgaagatggtcctgaaatcgataaataa